One stretch of Novosphingobium pentaromativorans US6-1 DNA includes these proteins:
- a CDS encoding glutamate ligase domain-containing protein: protein MTDTKALTTHPWFFCGIGGSGMLPLALILKGLGAQVEGSDRSRDQGRTPEKFAWLEELGFTLFPQDGSGMRSSAQTLVASAAVEDTVPEVVRSGELGCARMSRAELLATLFNAAPAGIAIGGTSGKSTVTGMTGWILTEAGRDPTIMNGAVMKNFATPDAPFASARVGQGDVFLSEVDESDGSIALYRPKVAVLGNVSLDHKSLEELRQLFGDFLAHAETAAINLDDAETAALAPRARKLVTFGIASPEAQIVAGEIAEAATGLAATITDRRDGSAHALKLKVPGRHNLYNALAAIAAANACGVGVADAVTALGSFEGLARRFDIVGTSPSGVTVIDDFGHNPDKVSATLATLKAHEGRVIAFFQPHGYGPLRQMGAELAEVLAARLGPEDITILCDPVYFGGTVDRSQGSERIVRLIREAGGKAEHVPARSDCADRIVEMARPGDRIVVMGARDDTLTTFARGILNRLP, encoded by the coding sequence ATGACAGACACGAAAGCCCTTACGACCCATCCCTGGTTTTTCTGCGGCATCGGCGGGTCGGGCATGCTTCCGCTGGCCCTGATTCTCAAGGGTCTGGGCGCGCAGGTCGAGGGCTCCGACCGCAGCCGCGACCAGGGGCGCACGCCGGAGAAATTCGCGTGGCTCGAAGAACTGGGCTTCACCCTGTTCCCGCAGGACGGCAGCGGCATGCGCTCCAGCGCGCAGACGCTCGTGGCCTCCGCCGCGGTCGAGGATACCGTGCCCGAAGTCGTGCGCTCCGGGGAACTGGGCTGCGCGCGCATGAGCCGGGCCGAGCTTCTGGCGACCCTGTTCAACGCTGCCCCGGCGGGAATCGCCATCGGCGGGACCAGCGGCAAGTCGACCGTTACCGGCATGACCGGGTGGATCCTGACCGAGGCCGGGCGAGACCCGACGATCATGAACGGCGCGGTGATGAAGAACTTCGCCACGCCCGACGCGCCTTTCGCGAGCGCGCGGGTGGGCCAAGGCGATGTCTTCCTCTCCGAAGTTGACGAAAGCGACGGCTCGATCGCGCTGTATCGGCCAAAGGTGGCCGTTCTCGGCAATGTCAGCCTCGATCACAAGAGCCTTGAGGAACTGCGCCAGCTCTTCGGCGATTTCCTCGCCCATGCCGAAACTGCCGCGATCAATCTCGACGATGCCGAGACCGCCGCGCTCGCGCCGCGGGCCCGCAAGCTGGTGACCTTCGGGATCGCCTCGCCCGAGGCACAGATCGTAGCAGGAGAAATCGCCGAGGCCGCGACCGGCCTTGCCGCCACGATCACCGACCGGCGCGACGGATCGGCCCATGCGCTCAAGCTCAAGGTACCGGGACGCCATAACCTCTACAACGCGCTGGCCGCGATTGCCGCTGCCAATGCCTGCGGTGTCGGTGTGGCCGACGCCGTGACTGCGCTCGGATCGTTCGAGGGGCTGGCGCGCCGGTTCGACATCGTCGGCACTTCGCCCTCCGGCGTGACCGTGATCGACGATTTCGGGCACAATCCGGACAAGGTTTCGGCCACGCTGGCGACGCTCAAGGCGCATGAGGGGCGTGTCATCGCCTTCTTCCAGCCCCATGGCTACGGCCCCTTGCGCCAGATGGGCGCGGAACTGGCCGAAGTGCTTGCGGCCAGGCTGGGGCCCGAGGACATCACGATCCTGTGCGATCCGGTCTATTTCGGCGGAACGGTCGACCGTTCCCAGGGCAGCGAACGCATCGTGCGCCTGATCCGCGAGGCGGGCGGGAAAGCCGAGCACGTTCCCGCCCGCAGCGATTGCGCGGATCGCATCGTCGAGATGGCCCGCCCCGGGGACCGCATCGTCGTGATGGGCGCGCGTGACGATACCCTGACCACCTTCGCGCGCGGCATCCTCAACCGCCTGCCCTGA
- a CDS encoding flagellin, giving the protein MSVINTNISAIVATNASNSASKMLGTAMERLSTGKRINSAKDDAAGLAIATSMTSQIKGMSQGIRNANDGISMAQTADGALSEVTNMLQRVRELTVQASNDTYSADDRTRIQTEVTQLQDQITDVLDNSEFNGNKLFDGTAGTAGVVTIQVGANAADTIDLTFTDVSAGAGMTAALAVDVQALAGTELDSLDTAMDEVSTLRANLGASQNRLDSAVNTMTANVTNLSDARSRIEDADYSSETTAMAKAQILSQASTAMIAQANQAQQNVMSLLRG; this is encoded by the coding sequence ATGTCTGTCATCAACACGAATATCAGCGCCATTGTCGCTACCAACGCTTCGAATTCCGCCAGCAAGATGCTCGGCACCGCCATGGAACGCCTGTCGACCGGCAAGCGCATCAACTCCGCCAAGGACGACGCCGCCGGCCTCGCGATCGCCACCTCAATGACGTCGCAGATCAAGGGCATGAGCCAGGGCATCCGCAACGCGAACGACGGCATCTCGATGGCACAGACCGCTGACGGCGCCCTGTCGGAAGTCACCAACATGCTGCAGCGTGTTCGCGAACTGACCGTCCAGGCTTCGAACGACACATATTCGGCTGATGACCGCACCCGTATCCAGACCGAAGTCACGCAGCTTCAGGACCAGATCACCGACGTTCTCGACAACAGCGAATTCAACGGCAACAAGCTGTTCGACGGCACAGCCGGCACCGCAGGCGTCGTCACCATCCAGGTCGGCGCGAACGCTGCGGACACCATTGACCTTACCTTCACCGACGTCAGCGCCGGAGCCGGCATGACAGCGGCTCTCGCAGTCGATGTCCAGGCCCTGGCCGGCACCGAGCTCGACAGCCTCGACACCGCCATGGACGAAGTCTCGACGCTGCGCGCCAACCTCGGTGCCTCGCAGAACCGCCTCGACTCGGCCGTCAACACGATGACCGCCAATGTGACCAACCTTTCCGACGCCCGTTCGCGGATCGAAGACGCCGACTACTCGTCGGAAACGACCGCGATGGCCAAGGCCCAGATCCTGTCGCAGGCATCGACCGCGATGATCGCCCAGGCCAACCAGGCCCAGCAGAACGTCATGTCGCTGCTGCGCGGCTAA
- a CDS encoding LD-carboxypeptidase, protein MTRIAVCAPSTPITHEDAERVAALAAVEFPGVELHVHPQCFEVEGHFAGSDSRRLDVLVECANDPGFDAVWFARGGYGACRIAEDAIDRFSHVAQNKTWLGYSDAGYLLGAFYRARIGTSVHAPMLADIRRQGGEDAIRRTLGFIGGDTSGLEPSLESHPSVAFNLMTLSMLCGTRLMPGLARHVVMVEEVSEYLYAVDRLFFHLTAHLGGIAGLRLGRVSDVPENDRPFGCDAEAIARHWCERHAIPFLGSADIGHDAANKIVPFG, encoded by the coding sequence ATGACCCGCATCGCAGTTTGTGCACCGTCCACCCCGATTACCCACGAGGACGCCGAACGCGTCGCGGCTCTGGCGGCCGTGGAATTTCCCGGTGTGGAGCTTCATGTGCACCCGCAGTGCTTCGAAGTCGAAGGCCATTTTGCCGGCAGCGACTCGCGGCGTCTCGATGTGCTGGTGGAATGCGCGAACGATCCGGGCTTCGATGCCGTATGGTTCGCACGCGGCGGCTATGGAGCCTGCCGGATTGCCGAGGATGCGATAGACCGCTTCTCCCATGTCGCGCAGAACAAGACCTGGCTGGGCTATTCCGATGCCGGCTACCTGCTGGGCGCTTTCTATCGCGCGAGGATCGGCACATCGGTGCACGCGCCGATGCTTGCCGACATCCGGCGGCAAGGCGGCGAGGATGCGATCCGCCGCACGCTGGGCTTCATTGGCGGAGACACATCGGGCCTCGAACCTTCGCTGGAGAGCCATCCGAGTGTGGCCTTCAACCTTATGACGCTCTCGATGCTGTGCGGGACGCGGCTGATGCCGGGCCTCGCCCGGCACGTCGTGATGGTCGAGGAAGTTTCCGAGTATCTCTACGCTGTGGACCGGCTCTTCTTCCATCTGACAGCGCACCTGGGCGGCATTGCCGGCCTGCGCCTCGGGCGGGTGAGCGACGTTCCCGAGAACGACCGGCCGTTCGGCTGCGATGCCGAGGCGATTGCCCGCCACTGGTGCGAACGCCACGCGATCCCGTTCCTGGGATCGGCTGACATCGGGCACGACGCAGCCAACAAGATAGTTCCCTTCGGCTGA
- a CDS encoding DUF808 domain-containing protein — MATGLVALLDDVSVIARAAAASLDDVGAGVAKAGSKAAGVVIDDAAVTPGYVTEFTPDRELPIIWQITKGSLRNKLLILLPIALLLSAFLPWAITPILMLGGLYLAFEGAEKVIEKLGGAQHGETLETPVEDIAAFEKTRVSGAIRTDLILSAEIMAIALSEVADSSFLSRAAALAVVGVLITAVVYGAVALIVKMDDIGLHLAQKESRAAQSVGRVLLRAMPKVLALLSTVGTLAMLWVGGGIILHGLEELGLGYPAHLAHDLQHTVEAATGALGGALGWVSYALASALVGIVLGTVIALVVHLIAKVRGTAH, encoded by the coding sequence ATGGCTACCGGCCTAGTTGCCCTGCTCGACGACGTATCGGTTATTGCCCGCGCCGCCGCGGCCTCGCTCGACGATGTCGGGGCAGGGGTGGCCAAGGCCGGTAGCAAGGCGGCGGGCGTCGTCATCGACGATGCGGCCGTGACGCCCGGCTACGTCACCGAGTTTACGCCCGACCGCGAATTGCCGATCATCTGGCAGATCACCAAGGGCAGCCTGCGCAACAAGCTGTTGATCCTGCTGCCGATCGCGCTGCTGCTCAGCGCCTTCCTGCCTTGGGCGATCACGCCGATCCTGATGCTGGGCGGCCTCTACCTCGCCTTCGAGGGCGCGGAGAAGGTCATCGAGAAGCTGGGCGGTGCGCAGCACGGGGAAACGCTGGAGACCCCGGTCGAAGACATCGCGGCATTCGAGAAGACCCGCGTATCGGGAGCGATCCGCACCGACCTGATCCTCTCGGCCGAGATCATGGCGATCGCGCTGTCGGAAGTGGCCGACAGTTCGTTCCTCTCCCGTGCGGCAGCGCTGGCCGTGGTCGGCGTGCTGATCACTGCAGTCGTCTATGGCGCCGTAGCGCTGATCGTGAAGATGGACGACATCGGGCTGCATCTCGCGCAAAAGGAAAGCCGCGCGGCGCAAAGCGTCGGGCGTGTGTTGCTCAGGGCGATGCCCAAGGTGTTGGCGCTGCTGAGCACGGTCGGCACGCTGGCGATGCTCTGGGTTGGCGGCGGGATCATTCTCCATGGCCTCGAGGAGCTTGGCCTGGGCTATCCGGCGCACCTTGCGCATGATCTTCAGCACACTGTCGAAGCCGCGACGGGTGCGCTTGGCGGTGCACTCGGCTGGGTCAGCTATGCCCTGGCATCGGCACTCGTCGGCATTGTCCTTGGAACGGTAATTGCCCTGGTCGTCCATCTGATTGCGAAGGTCCGCGGCACCGCGCACTGA